In Mus caroli chromosome 19, CAROLI_EIJ_v1.1, whole genome shotgun sequence, a genomic segment contains:
- the Cdc42bpg gene encoding serine/threonine-protein kinase MRCK gamma isoform X1, with translation MEQRLRALEQLVRGEAGGSPGLDGLLDLLLGVHHELSSAPLRRERNVAQFLSWASPFVTKVKELRLQRDDFEILKVIGRGAFGEVAVVRQRGSGRIFAMKMLHKWEMLKRAETACFREERDVLVKGDSRWVTALHYAFQDEEYLYLVMDYYAGGDLLTLLSRFEDRLPPELAQFYLAEMVLAIHSLHQLGYVHRDVKPDNILLDMNGHIRLADFGSCLRLNNNGMVDSSVAVGTPDYISPEILQAMEEGKGHYGPQCDWWSLGVCAYELLFGETPFYAESLVETYGKIMNHEDHLQFPADVPDVPASAQDLIRQLLCRQEERLGRGGLDDFRKHPFFEGVDWERLATSTAPYIPELRGPMDTSNFDVDDDTLNRPETLPPSSHSAFSGHHLPFVGFTYTSGSPIDEQSSELMAAPEGKPHCVEQVKVELSHKCQEPLHGPLQPQELVRLQKEVQVLQEKLAETLRDSKASLSQTDGLHARSPAPNIQLQQEKDRLQQELTEAQAALRAQDAELCQAQNRQEEFLQRLWEAQEREAAAASQIQALNSQLEEAWVVRRELEGQVTTLSQEVTRLQEQCKQESSQAKTVHAAPETNGIGSPEGQSQEAQLRKEVAALREQLEHACSQGISVGKEEVLSRLQEENQRLSREQERLAEELELELQSKQRLEGERRETESNWEAQIADILSWVNDEKVSRGYLQALATKMAEELESLRNVGTQTLPTRPLDHQWKARRLQKMEASARLELQSALEAEIRAKQGLQERLTQVQEAQRQAERRLQEAEKQSQTLQQEVAELREELQARGPGDARPSTSLIPLLSFWNTEKDSAKDPGNSGEGPRSGAEAELRPEGRRSLRMGSVFPRVPTATTTPAEGLPAKPGSHTLRPRSFPSPTKCLRCTSLMLGLGRQGLGCDICGYFCHSACASQAPPCPVPPELLRTALGVHPETGTGTAYEGFLSVPRPSGVRRGWQRVYAALSDSRLLLFDAPDPRGSLASGVLLQALDLRDPQFSATPVLAPDVIHAQSKDLPRIFRVTASQLTVPPTTCTVLLLAENEGERERWLQVLGELQRLLLDARPRPRPVYTLKEAYDNGLPLLPHALCAAVIDQERLALGTEEGLFVIHLHSNDIFQVGDCRRVQRLAVSSAAGLLAVLCGRGPSVRLFALDELESAEVAGAKIPESRGCQALVAGRILQARTPVLCVAVKRQVLCYQLGPGPGPWQRRIRELQAPAPVQSLGLLGDRLCVGAAGTFALYPLLNEAAPLALGTGLVAEELPASRGGLGEALGAVELSLSELLLLFATAGVYVDSSGRKSRSHELLWPSAPTGWGYTAPYLTVFSENAIDVFDVRRAEWVQTVPLKKVRPLNPEGSLFLYGTEKVRLTYLRNPLAEKDEFDIPDLTDNSRRQLFRTKSKRRFFFRVSDELRQQQRREMLKDPFVRSKFISPPTNFNHLVHVGPTEGKSSTRDGTRAQEQKSRGARSSGPQRPHSFSEAFRRPVSTGSDDLSGETDPLVKRKPWTSLSSESVSCPQGSLSPAASLIQVSERPRSLPPDPESESSP, from the exons ATGGAGCAGCGGCTGCGTGCGCTGGAGCAGCTGGTACGGGGCGAGGCTGGTGGCAGCCCAGGGCTCGACGGCCTCCTGGATCTGCTGCTGGGGGTGCACCACGAGCTCAGCAGCGCCCCCCTGCGCCGGGAGCGTAACGTGGCGCAGTTTCTGAGCTGGG CCAGCCCCTTTGTAACAAAAGTGAAAGAGCTGCGTCTACAGAGAGATGACTTTGAGATCTTGAAGGTGATTGGCAGAGGGGCCTTTGGGGAG GTTGCCGTGGTGAGGCAGAGGGGCAGTGGCCGGATCTTTGCCATGAAGATGCTGCATAAGTGGGAGATGCTGAAGAGGGCTGAG ACGGCCTGTTTCCGGGAGGAGCGAGATGTTCTAGTGAAGGGAGACAGCCGCTGGGTGACTGCTCTGCACTACGCCTTCCAGGATGAGGAGTACCTG TACCTGGTGATGGACTACTACGCCGGCGGGGACCTTCTCACGCTGCTGAGCCGCTTTGAGGACCGCCTCCCACCTGAGCTGGCCCAGTTCTATCTGGCTGAGATGGTTCTGGCCATCCACTCACTGCACCAGCTGGGCTATGTCCACAG GGATGTGAAGCCTGACAACATCCTGCTGGACATGAATGGCCACATCCGCCTGGCAGACTTTGGCTCCTGCCTGCGTCTCAACAACAATGGCATG GTGGATTCATCAGTCGCAGTTGGGACCCCGGACTACATCTCTCCTGAGATCCTACAGGCCATGGAGGAAGGCAAGGGCCACTACGGCCCACAGTGTGACTGGTGGTCACTGGGAGTCTGCGCCTATGAGCTGCTCTTTGGGGAAACACCCTTTTATGCAGAATCTCTGGTAGAAACCTACGGCAAGATCATGAACCACGAG GACCACCTCCAGTTCCCTGCGGATGTTCCTGATGTGCCTGCTAGTGCCCAGGACCTGATCCGACAGCTGCTGTGCCGTCAGGAGGAGCGGCTGGGTCGTGGTGGGCTGGACGACTTCCGGAAGCACCCCTTCTTTGAAGGGGTCGATTGGGAGAGGCTTGCAACCAGCACAGCTCCATACATCCCTGAGCTTCGTGGGCCGATGGATACCTCCAACTTCGACGTGGATGATGATACCCTCAACCGTCCA GAGACGCTGCCTCCATCCTCCCACAGTGCCTTCTCAGGCCACCACCTGCCATTTGTTGGCTTCACTTACACCTCAGGCAG CCCCATTGATGAGCAGAGCTCAGAGCTAATGGCTGCCCCAGAGGGGAAGCCCCACTGTGTGGAGCAGGTGAAAGTGGAGCTCAGCCACAAGTGTCAAG AGCCCCTGCATGGCCCATTGCAGCCCCAGGAGCTTGTGCGGCTTCAGAAGGAAGTACAGGTTCTTCAGGAGAAACTGGCAG AGACACTGAGGGACAGCAAGGCCTCCCTCTCACAAACTGATGGCCTCCATGCTAGAAGCCCAGCCCCAAACATCCAACTACAACAGGAGAAGGACCGCCTCCAGCAG GAGCTGACTGAAGCTCAGGCAGCATTGCGAGCGCAGGATGCTGAACTGTGCCAAGCGCAGAACCGGCAGGAAGAATTCCTGCAGAGGCTGTGGGAAgcccaggagagagaggcagctgCAGCGAGCCAGATCCAGGCCCTGAACTCCCAGCTGGAGGAAGCCTGGGTTGTCCGGAGAGAG CTCGAAGGCCAGGTGACCACCCTGAGTCAGGAGGTGACGCGGCTCCAGGAACAATGTAAACAAGAATCTTCACAGGCCAAG ACCGTCCATGCAGCCCCTGAGACGAACGGCATAGGATCTCCTGAGGGTCAGTCTCAAGAGGCCCAGCTGAGGAAGGAAGTGGCGGCTCTGAGGGAGCAGCTGGAGCATGCCTGCAGCCAAGG GATCAGTGTTGGGAAAGAGGAGGTTCTGTCCCGACTGCAGGAGGAAAACCAGCGGCTGAGCCGGGAGCAGGAACGG CTGGCAGAAgagctggaactggagctacagagcaAGCAGCGTTTGGAGGGTGAACGGCGGGAGACTGAGAGCAACTGGGAGGCTCAGATTGCTGACATCCTCAGCTG GGTGAATGATGAGAAAGTCTCGAGAGGCTACCTGCAGGCCTTGGCTACTAAGATGGCTGAGGAGCTGGAGTCCTTGAGGAACGTGGGCACGCAGACACTCCCTACCCGACCTCTG GATCACCAGTGGAAGGCTCGGAGgctgcagaagatggaggcctcaGCCCGGCTAGAGCTTCAGTCAGCACTGGAAGCTGAGATCCGTGCCAAGCAGGGTCTGCAGGAGCGGCTGACGCAGGTGCAGGAGGCTCAGCGGCAGGCTGAACG CCGCCTACAGGAGGCTGAGAAGCAAAGTCAGACCCTGCAGCAGGAGGTGGCTGAGCTCCGGGAGGAACTGCAAGCTCGAGGACCAGGGG ATGCCAGGCCCTCcacttccctcatccctctcctgTCCTTCTGGAACACAGAG AAGGATTCTGCCAAGGACCCTGGCAATTCAGGAGAGGGCCCAAGGTCTGGAGCCGAAGCAGAGCTGAGGCCAGAGGGCCGCCGCAGTCTGCGCATGGGG AGTGTGTTCCCCAGGGTGCctacagccaccaccacccctgccgAAGGTCTTCCTGCTAAG CCCGGCTCACACACCCTGCGTCCCCGGAGTTTTCCATCCCCTACCAAGTGTCTCCGCTGCACCTCGCTGATGCTGGGCCTGGGCCGCCAGGGCCTGGGCTGTGACA TCTGTGGCTACTTCTGTCACTCAGCTTGCGCATCACAagccccaccctgccctgtgCCCCCTGAACTCCTCCGTACAGCCTTGGGGGTGCACCCCGAAACAGGCACAGGGACTGCCTATGAGGGCTTCCTGTCG GTGCCGCGGCCCTCAGGTGTCCGTCGGGGCTGGCAGCGGGTATACGCTGCTCTCAGTGACTCCCGCCTGTTGTTGTTTGATGCTCCTGACCCTCGAGGCAGCCTGGCCAGTGGGGTCCTCCTGCAGGCCTTGGATCTAAG GGACCCCCAGTTCTCAGCCACTCCTGTCTTGGCCCCAGATGTCATTCATGCCCAATCCAAGGACCTGCCACGCATCTTCAGG GTGACAGCCTCCCAGCTGACAGTGCCACCAACCACATGCACTGTGCTGCTGCTGGCAGAGAATGAGGGGGAGCGGGAGCGTTGGCTTCAGGTGCTGGGGGAGCTGCAGCGGCTGCTACTGGATGCACGTCCAAGACCCCGACCGGTGTACACACTCAAGGAGGCCTATGACAATGGGCTGCCACTGCTGCCTCATGCGCTCTGTGCTGCTGTCATTG aCCAAGAGCGTCTTGCCCTGGGCACTGAGGAGGGGTTGTTTGTGATCCATCTTCACAGCAATG ACATCTTCCAGGTGGGAGACTGCCGCCGGGTGCAGCGGTTGGCTGTGAGCTCTGCCGCTGGCCTCCTGGCTGTGCTCTGTGGCCGTGGCCCCAGTGTGCGCCTCTTCGCCCTGGACGAACTGGAGAGTGCTGAGGTGGCAGGTGCCAAAATCCCCGAATCCCGAGGCTGTCAGGCTTTGGTCGCAGGGCGCATCCTGCAGGCCCGGACTCCAGTGCTCTGTGTGGCAGTCAAACGCCAAGTTCTCTGTTACCAGCTGGGACCAGGACCAGGGCCCTGGCAGCGCCGCATCCGAGAGCTGCAAGCACCAGCCCCGGTGCAGAGCCTGGGCTTGCTGGGTGATCGGCTCTGTGTGGGCGCCGCAGGCACCTTTGCTCTCTACCCGCTACTCAATGAGGCTGCACCCTTAGCGCTGGGAACTGGCCTGGTGGCCGAGGAGCTACCTGCGTCCCGTGGGGGCCTAGGTGAGGCACTGGGTGCTGTGGAGCTCAGCCTCAGCGAGCTCCTGCTGCTCTTCGCCACTGCCGGCGTCTACGTGGATAGCTCTGGCCGCAAGTCACGAAGCCATGAGCTACTGTGGCCATCGGCACCCACTGGCTGGG GTTACACAGCGCCCTACCTAACAGTGTTCAGTGAAAATGCCATTGATGTGTTTGACGTGAGGAGAGCAGAATGGGTACAGACTGTGCCGCTCAAGAAG GTGAGACCCCTGAATCCAGAAGGCTCCTTGTTCCTTTATGGCACCGAGAAGGTCCGCCTGACCTACCTCAGGAATCCATTGGCAG AGAAGGACGAGTTTGACATTCCCGACCTCACAGACAACAGCCGGCGCCAGCTGTTCCGCACCAAGAGCAAGCGCCGCTTCTTCTTCCGGGTGTCTGATGAGCTGCGACAGCAGCAGCGCAG
- the Cdc42bpg gene encoding serine/threonine-protein kinase MRCK gamma isoform X2 — protein sequence MEQRLRALEQLVRGEAGGSPGLDGLLDLLLGVHHELSSAPLRRERNVAQFLSWASPFVTKVKELRLQRDDFEILKVIGRGAFGEVAVVRQRGSGRIFAMKMLHKWEMLKRAETACFREERDVLVKGDSRWVTALHYAFQDEEYLYLVMDYYAGGDLLTLLSRFEDRLPPELAQFYLAEMVLAIHSLHQLGYVHRDVKPDNILLDMNGHIRLADFGSCLRLNNNGMVDSSVAVGTPDYISPEILQAMEEGKGHYGPQCDWWSLGVCAYELLFGETPFYAESLVETYGKIMNHEDHLQFPADVPDVPASAQDLIRQLLCRQEERLGRGGLDDFRKHPFFEGVDWERLATSTAPYIPELRGPMDTSNFDVDDDTLNRPETLPPSSHSAFSGHHLPFVGFTYTSGSPIDEQSSELMAAPEGKPHCVEQVKVELSHKCQEPLHGPLQPQELVRLQKEVQVLQEKLAETLRDSKASLSQTDGLHARSPAPNIQLQQEKDRLQQELTEAQAALRAQDAELCQAQNRQEEFLQRLWEAQEREAAAASQIQALNSQLEEAWVVRRELEGQVTTLSQEVTRLQEQCKQESSQAKTVHAAPETNGIGSPEGQSQEAQLRKEVAALREQLEHACSQGISVGKEEVLSRLQEENQRLSREQERLAEELELELQSKQRLEGERRETESNWEAQIADILSWVNDEKVSRGYLQALATKMAEELESLRNVGTQTLPTRPLDHQWKARRLQKMEASARLELQSALEAEIRAKQGLQERLTQVQEAQRQAERRLQEAEKQSQTLQQEVAELREELQARGPGDARPSTSLIPLLSFWNTEKDSAKDPGNSGEGPRSGAEAELRPEGRRSLRMGSVFPRVPTATTTPAEGLPAKPGSHTLRPRSFPSPTKCLRCTSLMLGLGRQGLGCDICGYFCHSACASQAPPCPVPPELLRTALGVHPETGTGTAYEGFLSVPRPSGVRRGWQRVYAALSDSRLLLFDAPDPRGSLASGVLLQALDLRDPQFSATPVLAPDVIHAQSKDLPRIFRVTASQLTVPPTTCTVLLLAENEGERERWLQVLGELQRLLLDARPRPRPVYTLKEAYDNGLPLLPHALCAAVIDQERLALGTEEGLFVIHLHSNDIFQVGDCRRVQRLAVSSAAGLLAVLCGRGPSVRLFALDELESAEVAGAKIPESRGCQALVAGRILQARTPVLCVAVKRQVLCYQLGPGPGPWQRRIRELQAPAPVQSLGLLGDRLCVGAAGTFALYPLLNEAAPLALGTGLVAEELPASRGGLGEALGAVELSLSELLLLFATAGVYVDSSGRKSRSHELLWPSAPTGWGYTAPYLTVFSENAIDVFDVRRAEWVQTVPLKKVRPLNPEGSLFLYGTEKVRLTYLRNPLAEKDEFDIPDLTDNSRRQLFRTKSKRRFFFRVSDELRQQQRREMLKDPFVRSKFISPPTNFNHLVHVGPTEGKSSTRDGTRAQEQKSRGARSSGPQRPHSFSEAFRRPVSTGSDDLSGETDPLKRKPWTSLSSESVSCPQGSLSPAASLIQVSERPRSLPPDPESESSP from the exons ATGGAGCAGCGGCTGCGTGCGCTGGAGCAGCTGGTACGGGGCGAGGCTGGTGGCAGCCCAGGGCTCGACGGCCTCCTGGATCTGCTGCTGGGGGTGCACCACGAGCTCAGCAGCGCCCCCCTGCGCCGGGAGCGTAACGTGGCGCAGTTTCTGAGCTGGG CCAGCCCCTTTGTAACAAAAGTGAAAGAGCTGCGTCTACAGAGAGATGACTTTGAGATCTTGAAGGTGATTGGCAGAGGGGCCTTTGGGGAG GTTGCCGTGGTGAGGCAGAGGGGCAGTGGCCGGATCTTTGCCATGAAGATGCTGCATAAGTGGGAGATGCTGAAGAGGGCTGAG ACGGCCTGTTTCCGGGAGGAGCGAGATGTTCTAGTGAAGGGAGACAGCCGCTGGGTGACTGCTCTGCACTACGCCTTCCAGGATGAGGAGTACCTG TACCTGGTGATGGACTACTACGCCGGCGGGGACCTTCTCACGCTGCTGAGCCGCTTTGAGGACCGCCTCCCACCTGAGCTGGCCCAGTTCTATCTGGCTGAGATGGTTCTGGCCATCCACTCACTGCACCAGCTGGGCTATGTCCACAG GGATGTGAAGCCTGACAACATCCTGCTGGACATGAATGGCCACATCCGCCTGGCAGACTTTGGCTCCTGCCTGCGTCTCAACAACAATGGCATG GTGGATTCATCAGTCGCAGTTGGGACCCCGGACTACATCTCTCCTGAGATCCTACAGGCCATGGAGGAAGGCAAGGGCCACTACGGCCCACAGTGTGACTGGTGGTCACTGGGAGTCTGCGCCTATGAGCTGCTCTTTGGGGAAACACCCTTTTATGCAGAATCTCTGGTAGAAACCTACGGCAAGATCATGAACCACGAG GACCACCTCCAGTTCCCTGCGGATGTTCCTGATGTGCCTGCTAGTGCCCAGGACCTGATCCGACAGCTGCTGTGCCGTCAGGAGGAGCGGCTGGGTCGTGGTGGGCTGGACGACTTCCGGAAGCACCCCTTCTTTGAAGGGGTCGATTGGGAGAGGCTTGCAACCAGCACAGCTCCATACATCCCTGAGCTTCGTGGGCCGATGGATACCTCCAACTTCGACGTGGATGATGATACCCTCAACCGTCCA GAGACGCTGCCTCCATCCTCCCACAGTGCCTTCTCAGGCCACCACCTGCCATTTGTTGGCTTCACTTACACCTCAGGCAG CCCCATTGATGAGCAGAGCTCAGAGCTAATGGCTGCCCCAGAGGGGAAGCCCCACTGTGTGGAGCAGGTGAAAGTGGAGCTCAGCCACAAGTGTCAAG AGCCCCTGCATGGCCCATTGCAGCCCCAGGAGCTTGTGCGGCTTCAGAAGGAAGTACAGGTTCTTCAGGAGAAACTGGCAG AGACACTGAGGGACAGCAAGGCCTCCCTCTCACAAACTGATGGCCTCCATGCTAGAAGCCCAGCCCCAAACATCCAACTACAACAGGAGAAGGACCGCCTCCAGCAG GAGCTGACTGAAGCTCAGGCAGCATTGCGAGCGCAGGATGCTGAACTGTGCCAAGCGCAGAACCGGCAGGAAGAATTCCTGCAGAGGCTGTGGGAAgcccaggagagagaggcagctgCAGCGAGCCAGATCCAGGCCCTGAACTCCCAGCTGGAGGAAGCCTGGGTTGTCCGGAGAGAG CTCGAAGGCCAGGTGACCACCCTGAGTCAGGAGGTGACGCGGCTCCAGGAACAATGTAAACAAGAATCTTCACAGGCCAAG ACCGTCCATGCAGCCCCTGAGACGAACGGCATAGGATCTCCTGAGGGTCAGTCTCAAGAGGCCCAGCTGAGGAAGGAAGTGGCGGCTCTGAGGGAGCAGCTGGAGCATGCCTGCAGCCAAGG GATCAGTGTTGGGAAAGAGGAGGTTCTGTCCCGACTGCAGGAGGAAAACCAGCGGCTGAGCCGGGAGCAGGAACGG CTGGCAGAAgagctggaactggagctacagagcaAGCAGCGTTTGGAGGGTGAACGGCGGGAGACTGAGAGCAACTGGGAGGCTCAGATTGCTGACATCCTCAGCTG GGTGAATGATGAGAAAGTCTCGAGAGGCTACCTGCAGGCCTTGGCTACTAAGATGGCTGAGGAGCTGGAGTCCTTGAGGAACGTGGGCACGCAGACACTCCCTACCCGACCTCTG GATCACCAGTGGAAGGCTCGGAGgctgcagaagatggaggcctcaGCCCGGCTAGAGCTTCAGTCAGCACTGGAAGCTGAGATCCGTGCCAAGCAGGGTCTGCAGGAGCGGCTGACGCAGGTGCAGGAGGCTCAGCGGCAGGCTGAACG CCGCCTACAGGAGGCTGAGAAGCAAAGTCAGACCCTGCAGCAGGAGGTGGCTGAGCTCCGGGAGGAACTGCAAGCTCGAGGACCAGGGG ATGCCAGGCCCTCcacttccctcatccctctcctgTCCTTCTGGAACACAGAG AAGGATTCTGCCAAGGACCCTGGCAATTCAGGAGAGGGCCCAAGGTCTGGAGCCGAAGCAGAGCTGAGGCCAGAGGGCCGCCGCAGTCTGCGCATGGGG AGTGTGTTCCCCAGGGTGCctacagccaccaccacccctgccgAAGGTCTTCCTGCTAAG CCCGGCTCACACACCCTGCGTCCCCGGAGTTTTCCATCCCCTACCAAGTGTCTCCGCTGCACCTCGCTGATGCTGGGCCTGGGCCGCCAGGGCCTGGGCTGTGACA TCTGTGGCTACTTCTGTCACTCAGCTTGCGCATCACAagccccaccctgccctgtgCCCCCTGAACTCCTCCGTACAGCCTTGGGGGTGCACCCCGAAACAGGCACAGGGACTGCCTATGAGGGCTTCCTGTCG GTGCCGCGGCCCTCAGGTGTCCGTCGGGGCTGGCAGCGGGTATACGCTGCTCTCAGTGACTCCCGCCTGTTGTTGTTTGATGCTCCTGACCCTCGAGGCAGCCTGGCCAGTGGGGTCCTCCTGCAGGCCTTGGATCTAAG GGACCCCCAGTTCTCAGCCACTCCTGTCTTGGCCCCAGATGTCATTCATGCCCAATCCAAGGACCTGCCACGCATCTTCAGG GTGACAGCCTCCCAGCTGACAGTGCCACCAACCACATGCACTGTGCTGCTGCTGGCAGAGAATGAGGGGGAGCGGGAGCGTTGGCTTCAGGTGCTGGGGGAGCTGCAGCGGCTGCTACTGGATGCACGTCCAAGACCCCGACCGGTGTACACACTCAAGGAGGCCTATGACAATGGGCTGCCACTGCTGCCTCATGCGCTCTGTGCTGCTGTCATTG aCCAAGAGCGTCTTGCCCTGGGCACTGAGGAGGGGTTGTTTGTGATCCATCTTCACAGCAATG ACATCTTCCAGGTGGGAGACTGCCGCCGGGTGCAGCGGTTGGCTGTGAGCTCTGCCGCTGGCCTCCTGGCTGTGCTCTGTGGCCGTGGCCCCAGTGTGCGCCTCTTCGCCCTGGACGAACTGGAGAGTGCTGAGGTGGCAGGTGCCAAAATCCCCGAATCCCGAGGCTGTCAGGCTTTGGTCGCAGGGCGCATCCTGCAGGCCCGGACTCCAGTGCTCTGTGTGGCAGTCAAACGCCAAGTTCTCTGTTACCAGCTGGGACCAGGACCAGGGCCCTGGCAGCGCCGCATCCGAGAGCTGCAAGCACCAGCCCCGGTGCAGAGCCTGGGCTTGCTGGGTGATCGGCTCTGTGTGGGCGCCGCAGGCACCTTTGCTCTCTACCCGCTACTCAATGAGGCTGCACCCTTAGCGCTGGGAACTGGCCTGGTGGCCGAGGAGCTACCTGCGTCCCGTGGGGGCCTAGGTGAGGCACTGGGTGCTGTGGAGCTCAGCCTCAGCGAGCTCCTGCTGCTCTTCGCCACTGCCGGCGTCTACGTGGATAGCTCTGGCCGCAAGTCACGAAGCCATGAGCTACTGTGGCCATCGGCACCCACTGGCTGGG GTTACACAGCGCCCTACCTAACAGTGTTCAGTGAAAATGCCATTGATGTGTTTGACGTGAGGAGAGCAGAATGGGTACAGACTGTGCCGCTCAAGAAG GTGAGACCCCTGAATCCAGAAGGCTCCTTGTTCCTTTATGGCACCGAGAAGGTCCGCCTGACCTACCTCAGGAATCCATTGGCAG AGAAGGACGAGTTTGACATTCCCGACCTCACAGACAACAGCCGGCGCCAGCTGTTCCGCACCAAGAGCAAGCGCCGCTTCTTCTTCCGGGTGTCTGATGAGCTGCGACAGCAGCAGCGCAG